The window ACAATGACTGGCATGTTTTACTTCCATTTGGAAATGAAAGTCCTTTTTGGTTATTAAGTTACCGCAGCAAGCTGCGGGGTATTAAACCCAAACGGTAATGAAGCCATATATTGAAAAATTGAAAATTGCTACTGGCAAAATTTAGAGCTGTTAAATCAAACTAAAAACATAATCACCAAAGTCTGTTCCAAAAACAATTTTGGGATTATCAATATATCCCGTATTCAAAAAGAATAGATAACCTTTATGCACACCTAACGGCGATACTGAACCGCTAATACCAAACTCAGGCAAATCCTGATTAATGGGGTTAAAATCAGATAAATATTCATGGCCAGTTCCATCTGCTAATTTAACTGAATTGAAAGAAATATTAAAATCTTCCAAATTTCTTACTGCAACAAATACTCTATTATACATATATTCAACATCTGCAAAAACAACAACATTCTCCGGATTTCGTTTAAGTTCTTTAATGGTATATAATCCTCTTTCTAACTTCTCAATTTTAAATTCAAGATTATTCTCATTTACAGATTGTAAAACTGGTTCTTTTTCAACATTCTCTTTAATTGTAAAACCTGAAAAAGGAGTTTCAGCTCGGGATATTAATACAACATTTTTATACAAAGAATCTGAATCAACAAACCCGCCAACAGAAAAGAATATTAAAAAAACTAATACAAACGAAACAAATAAAGAAACAAAAATTAATCTTCGGTCTAATTCATTATTAGAAAATATTGTTTCCGGAATCATTTTTTTAACCTTAAGTTTTTTTACCATTGAATTTACCCGAATTAATTTATTTTTTTAAAACCCATAGATTTAACCCTGGTTTCTTCATCCTTGTAACCTTGCCATCCAAAGCTAACTCAAGCAGTTTTTTCTCAGCAGTATTCCACGAAATTTTTAAAACCGAGGCTATCTCAGATGTGGTTGTAATGCTACCGACCCCCTCAATCACATCAAGGATATGAGTATATGTAAGTGATTTATTACGTAAAACATTACTAATTTTAGCTTTATATTTGGCAGGCATATAGGTATGAAATGTCATAATTAATATATAAATCTATTTGTTAAGTTGGTATTGTCCAAAGTCGCCCAATTATCGATTAATACTCGCATCTGAAATATCATTGCAAGAAATAGTTCTTGACTAATAATTATTCTTTGAAATATACTAATATACAGACAAGGAACTTTCTGAAGAAAATAGTTAATTTAGCAGTATGGGCTTAAAATTCTCAATTCCCCTATACTAAACCGCATTAATGTTACTTTTGTGTCTGTGTAGTGACACTTTATATCCAATTCCGACCAATAAATTTATAAATGCCCCTAAAATTCATATAAATATGTCAATTGCACACTGGAAACCAATATTAAAAAGTAGGGGAAGAAACAGAAAAGTTAGAAGCAAAAGCTTCAAATCTGTAGAATTAGCTGATGCTTGGGCAAAAGCCCATAATGTAGCAAAATATAATTTAATAGATTTAAAACCTAATTCTCTAAATAAAAAAATTAAAATTGAATATACCGAATAAAAAGTTTTATAACTTTGAATTCAAATAATCTATTTATGAATAAAAAATATTTAGTATTACCAAATATATTATCAATAATAAGGCTAATCTTTTCACCCTTTATAATCTATTTATCTTATCTGCAACGATATAATCCTGCATTGGCTCTATTTATCCTAATCTCATTAACAGATGTACTTGATGGTTACTATGCAAGAAAAAATAAAGAATGCACCCCCTTTGGCAGCGTGTTAGACAGCACTGCCGATAAAGTAACAATATTCTGCGTTATGATTGCTTTATACATAAAAAACGTTCCAAATTACATATTAATCATTTTTGGAATTATGATTTTTCTCGGAATTATCAAAATAATTGAAATGTTGTATCACTTAAAAAAATCAGATAAGAAAATTTTAAATGCCAAACTCTCGCATTTGCAAATTTCTAGAATAAACATTTTTTTGATATATGCATGGTTGGGGTTATTACTTTTAGAATTTCAAGAGATAGAAAATATAAAATATTTTTTTAGCAGTATAATTGTGCTTATAATGACTATTATCACTGCAATTTATAATGCAAAAGAATTTTTCAAGAATTAACCCATATACCGCGGCTTTTCTTCTTTCATTTCATTAGCTTTCGCAGTTCTAAACTTTTCCTGCAAAACCATATAATCTCTTATTATTTCCTTTGTAGCCGAAGGCCTTACCTTTTTTATTGCTTCCTCAAAATGCTTCATCTGAACTTCTTTAGCGTCCATATTTTCACGCAATGCAAAAATTGCTGCTTCTTTGCAAATGCCAGCAATGTCTGCGCCGACGTAACTATCAGTTTTCTTTGCAAGTTTAGATATATCGATATCTTTTGCCAGCGGCATTTTCTTTGTATGAACTTTAAATATAATTTCTCGATTTTTTTCATCAGGCGCCCCCACTAAAACAATCCTGTCAAATCTCCCAGGCCTAAGTAAAGCTGGATCCAATATATCGGGACGGTTAGTCGCGCCTATTATAACTACGTCGTGCATCTCTTCAAGCCCGTCAATCTCTGTTAATAATTGGTTCACAACTTTTTCAGATACATCATTATTTGAAGAGACATTTCTTGAAGGAGCAAGCGCATCTATCTCATCAAAGAAAATAATTGAAGGTGAAGCTTGCCTGGCTTTTGCAAATATTTTTTTCACGCCTTTTTCGCTTTCACCAACCCATTTACTTAATAGTTCTGAACCTTTGACTAAAATAAAATTAAATTCGCTTTCACTAGCTACTGCTTTAGCTAATAATGTCTTGCCTGTGCCAGGCGGGCCATACAATAAAATGCCTTTTGGTGGAGTAATGCCTAATTTTACAAATGCTTCAGGAAACTTAATAGGCCACTCTACAGCCTCTTTCAATTCTTGCTTAACCTCATCTAACCCGCCGATCTCTTCCCAATTAATATTGGGTATGTCTACAAGAACTTCGCGTAATGCGCTTGGCCTCACATATTTCAATGCTTGTTTAAAATCATCCATTGTAACTTTTAATTTCTCAAGAACATCAACTGGCACCGGTTCTTCTTTGTCAAGTTCAAGCTCAGGCAATACTCTTCTTAATACAACCATTGCGGCCTCTTTAGCCAAAGATTCAAGATCAGCGCCAACAAACCCATGTGTAACATTCGCAAGATGACTTATTTCAAAACCTTCATCAAGTGGCATATTCCGTATATGAATTTTCAATATCTCTTCTCTCGCAGCTTTAGTGGGAATTCCTATCTCGATCTCACGATCAAACCTGCCCGGCCTGCGTAATGCAGGATCAAGCGTATTAGGAATATTTGACGCCGCAATCACAATTACTTTGCCTCTTGACTTAAGCCCGTCCATTAAAGCTAATAATTGTGCAACAACCCTTTTTTCAACATCTCCTTGCGTTTCTTCACGCTTTGTAGCAATTGCGTCAATCTCGTCTATAAATATAATTGAAGGTGAATTTTTTTCAGCATCCTCAAATTTATTTC is drawn from Candidatus Woesearchaeota archaeon and contains these coding sequences:
- a CDS encoding CDC48 family AAA ATPase, with the protein product MDKVIELKVAEAQQDDVYKGIVRVDSSIMQNIDVRPGDIIEVEGERATVAIIDRALPADIGLTIIRMDPITRKNARTSIDEIVKIKKAVVKEANSVIIAPATKGVYVKGAPNTFKMGLLGRTAVKGDIVSLGGMRRRKNTLVDSPFSDLFPGLGESFVGFGFGDLRFMIVETNPKQAVIVSDNTQIILNPQAVELKEDLISEIAYEDIGGLEDELGKIREMVELPLKHPELFQRLGIEPPKGVLLHGPPGTGKTLLAKAVANETNAHFISINGPEIMSKFYGQSEENLRNKFEDAEKNSPSIIFIDEIDAIATKREETQGDVEKRVVAQLLALMDGLKSRGKVIVIAASNIPNTLDPALRRPGRFDREIEIGIPTKAAREEILKIHIRNMPLDEGFEISHLANVTHGFVGADLESLAKEAAMVVLRRVLPELELDKEEPVPVDVLEKLKVTMDDFKQALKYVRPSALREVLVDIPNINWEEIGGLDEVKQELKEAVEWPIKFPEAFVKLGITPPKGILLYGPPGTGKTLLAKAVASESEFNFILVKGSELLSKWVGESEKGVKKIFAKARQASPSIIFFDEIDALAPSRNVSSNNDVSEKVVNQLLTEIDGLEEMHDVVIIGATNRPDILDPALLRPGRFDRIVLVGAPDEKNREIIFKVHTKKMPLAKDIDISKLAKKTDSYVGADIAGICKEAAIFALRENMDAKEVQMKHFEEAIKKVRPSATKEIIRDYMVLQEKFRTAKANEMKEEKPRYMG
- a CDS encoding CDP-alcohol phosphatidyltransferase family protein, which gives rise to MNKKYLVLPNILSIIRLIFSPFIIYLSYLQRYNPALALFILISLTDVLDGYYARKNKECTPFGSVLDSTADKVTIFCVMIALYIKNVPNYILIIFGIMIFLGIIKIIEMLYHLKKSDKKILNAKLSHLQISRINIFLIYAWLGLLLLEFQEIENIKYFFSSIIVLIMTIITAIYNAKEFFKN